A genomic window from Dechloromonas sp. A34 includes:
- the cybH gene encoding Ni/Fe-hydrogenase, b-type cytochrome subunit: MLSQQDMLEAERHGKQVRSIYVYEAPVRLWHWVNALAMVVLAVTGYFIGQPLPTQPGEASANFLMGYIRFAHFAAAYIFAVGLLGRIYWAFVGNHHAKQIFKLPITNKAWWNEVFFELRWYLFLEKTPKKYVGHNPMAQLMMFFFFTVLAVGMLFTGFALYSEGAGLGSWQDSLFGWVIPALGGSMQVHNLHRLGMWIMMTFVLVHVYAAIREDIMSRQSLISTMISGWRMFKD, from the coding sequence ATGCTATCTCAACAGGACATGCTGGAAGCCGAACGGCACGGCAAACAGGTCCGTTCGATCTATGTCTACGAAGCGCCGGTCCGCCTGTGGCACTGGGTCAATGCCCTGGCCATGGTGGTCCTGGCGGTGACCGGCTATTTCATCGGCCAGCCGTTGCCCACCCAGCCCGGCGAGGCCTCGGCCAACTTCCTGATGGGCTATATCCGTTTCGCCCATTTCGCCGCCGCCTACATCTTCGCCGTCGGCCTGCTCGGGCGCATTTACTGGGCTTTCGTCGGCAACCACCACGCCAAGCAAATCTTCAAGCTGCCAATTACCAACAAGGCGTGGTGGAACGAAGTCTTCTTCGAGTTGCGCTGGTATCTGTTCCTCGAAAAGACCCCGAAGAAGTACGTTGGCCACAATCCAATGGCGCAATTGATGATGTTCTTTTTCTTCACGGTGCTCGCCGTCGGCATGCTGTTCACCGGTTTCGCGCTGTACAGCGAAGGGGCCGGCCTGGGCAGTTGGCAGGACAGCCTGTTCGGCTGGGTGATCCCGGCGCTGGGCGGCTCGATGCAGGTCCATAACCTGCACCGGCTGGGCATGTGGATCATGATGACTTTCGTGCTGGTGCATGTCTACGCGGCGATCCGCGAGGACATCATGAGCCGGCAGTCGCTGATCTCGACGATGATCAGCGGCTGGCGGATGTTCAAGGACTAA
- a CDS encoding nickel-dependent hydrogenase large subunit, protein MAAYETQGFKVDNSGKRVVVDPVCRIEGHLRVEVNLDDNNVIRNAVSTGTMWRGLEVILKGRDPRDAWAFTERICGVCTGTHALTSVRAVEDALNIQIPENANTIRNLMQLNLYVHDHLVHFYHLHALDWVDVVSALKADPKATSTLAQSISSWPLSSPGYFRDIQNRLKKFVDSGQLGPFMNGYWGNPAYKLPPEANLMAVAHYLEALDFQKEIVKVHTIFGGKNPHPNWLVGGVPCAINMEGTGAVGAINMERLNLVKSIIDRCTDFVEQVYIPDLLAIGSFYKGWLYGGGLSSKNLMSYGDIPQKANDYSAGNLLLPRGAIINGKLDEIHPVDLNDPEQIQEFVAHSWYKYPDETKGLHPFDGVTEPSFVLGPNTKGTKTNIKELDEGAKYSWIKAPRWRGHAMEVGCLPRMVLGYLQPKQYPEIHALVDGALKKLDVPVTALFSTLGRTAARGLETAYCVKLQSQQFDKLMANLKTGDLNTANIAKWEPSTWPKEAKGAGFTEAPRGALGHWIRIKDTKIDNYQCVVPTTWNGGPRDHKGQIGAFEASLMDTPVAKADEPLEILRTLHSFDPCLACSTHVMSPDGQEMTSVKVR, encoded by the coding sequence ATGGCTGCCTACGAAACCCAAGGCTTCAAGGTTGATAACTCCGGCAAGCGCGTCGTCGTCGACCCGGTCTGCCGCATCGAGGGCCACCTGCGGGTGGAAGTGAACCTTGATGACAACAACGTGATCCGCAACGCCGTGTCCACCGGCACCATGTGGCGCGGCCTCGAAGTCATCCTCAAGGGCCGCGACCCGCGCGACGCCTGGGCCTTCACCGAGCGCATCTGCGGCGTCTGTACCGGCACCCACGCGCTGACTTCGGTGCGCGCTGTCGAGGATGCGCTGAACATCCAGATTCCGGAAAACGCCAACACCATCCGCAACCTGATGCAGCTGAACCTCTACGTTCACGACCATCTGGTGCATTTCTACCACCTGCACGCGCTCGACTGGGTCGATGTGGTCTCGGCGCTGAAGGCCGATCCGAAAGCGACCTCGACGCTGGCCCAGAGCATTTCCAGCTGGCCGCTGTCGTCGCCCGGCTATTTCCGCGACATCCAGAACCGCCTGAAGAAGTTCGTCGACTCCGGTCAGCTCGGCCCCTTCATGAACGGCTACTGGGGCAATCCGGCCTACAAGCTGCCGCCGGAAGCCAACCTGATGGCGGTCGCCCACTATCTCGAAGCGCTCGATTTCCAGAAGGAAATCGTCAAGGTGCACACCATCTTCGGCGGCAAGAACCCGCACCCGAACTGGCTGGTCGGCGGCGTGCCCTGCGCCATCAATATGGAAGGCACGGGGGCGGTCGGCGCCATCAACATGGAACGCCTGAATCTCGTCAAGAGCATCATCGACCGCTGCACCGATTTCGTCGAACAGGTCTACATCCCCGACCTGCTGGCCATCGGCTCCTTCTACAAGGGCTGGCTGTACGGCGGCGGCCTGTCGTCGAAGAACCTGATGTCCTATGGCGACATCCCGCAGAAGGCCAACGACTACTCGGCCGGCAACCTGCTGCTGCCGCGCGGCGCGATCATCAATGGCAAGCTCGACGAGATCCATCCCGTCGATCTCAACGACCCGGAGCAGATTCAGGAATTCGTCGCCCACTCCTGGTACAAGTACCCGGACGAAACCAAGGGCCTGCACCCCTTCGACGGCGTCACCGAGCCGAGCTTCGTCCTCGGCCCGAACACCAAAGGCACCAAGACCAACATCAAGGAACTCGACGAAGGCGCCAAGTATTCGTGGATCAAGGCGCCGCGCTGGCGCGGCCACGCCATGGAAGTCGGCTGCCTGCCGCGCATGGTGCTCGGCTACCTGCAACCGAAGCAGTACCCGGAAATCCATGCCCTGGTCGACGGCGCGCTGAAGAAGCTCGACGTGCCGGTCACCGCGCTGTTCTCGACCCTCGGCCGGACCGCCGCGCGCGGCCTGGAGACGGCCTACTGCGTCAAGCTGCAGAGCCAGCAGTTCGACAAGCTGATGGCCAACCTGAAGACCGGCGACCTCAACACCGCCAACATCGCCAAATGGGAACCGTCGACCTGGCCGAAGGAGGCCAAGGGGGCTGGCTTCACCGAAGCCCCGCGCGGTGCGCTCGGCCACTGGATCAGGATCAAGGACACCAAGATCGACAACTACCAGTGCGTCGTACCGACCACCTGGAACGGCGGTCCGCGCGACCACAAGGGGCAGATCGGCGCCTTCGAGGCCTCGCTGATGGACACCCCGGTGGCCAAGGCCGACGAACCGCTGGAAATCCTGCGCACGCTGCATTCCTTCGATCCCTGCCTGGCCTGCTCGACGCACGTGATGAGCCCGGACGGCCAGGAAATGACGTCGGTGAAAGTCCGCTAA
- a CDS encoding hydrogenase small subunit has protein sequence MTETFYEVLRRQGITRRSFLKFCSLTATSLGLGSAAAPRIAHALETKARTPVIWLHGLECTCCSESFIRSAHPLTKDVVLSMLSLDYDDTLMAAAGHQAEAIIEEVKKKYKGNYIVAVEGNPPLNEDGMFCIHGGRPFVEVLKETCADAKAVISWGACASYGCVQAAKPNPTRATPVHKVISGKPIINVPGCPPIAEVMTGVVTYMLTFDRIPELDRQGRPKMFYGQRIHDKCYRRGHFDAGQFAEAWDDEGSRKGYCLYKMGCKGPTTYNACSSMRWNGGVSWPVQSGHGCIGCSEEGFWDKGSFYDRVTDIKAFGVEANADTIGKTAAGTVGAAIAAHAAVTALARARQKAGEAEEQKGEK, from the coding sequence GTGACCGAGACATTTTACGAAGTGCTGCGCCGCCAGGGGATCACCCGGCGCAGCTTCCTGAAGTTCTGCAGCCTGACCGCCACCTCGCTCGGGCTGGGCAGTGCCGCCGCGCCGCGCATCGCCCACGCGCTGGAAACCAAGGCGCGGACGCCGGTGATCTGGCTGCACGGCCTGGAGTGCACTTGTTGCTCCGAATCCTTCATCCGCTCGGCGCACCCGCTGACCAAGGATGTCGTGCTCTCGATGCTTTCCCTCGACTACGACGACACGCTGATGGCCGCCGCCGGCCACCAGGCCGAGGCGATCATCGAAGAGGTCAAGAAGAAATACAAGGGCAACTACATCGTTGCCGTTGAAGGCAATCCGCCGCTCAACGAGGACGGCATGTTCTGCATCCACGGCGGCCGCCCCTTCGTCGAAGTCTTGAAGGAAACCTGCGCCGATGCCAAGGCCGTGATCAGCTGGGGGGCCTGCGCCTCCTACGGCTGCGTCCAGGCCGCCAAGCCGAACCCGACCCGCGCCACGCCGGTGCACAAGGTGATTTCCGGCAAGCCGATCATCAACGTGCCGGGCTGCCCGCCGATCGCCGAAGTCATGACCGGCGTCGTCACCTACATGCTGACCTTCGACCGGATTCCCGAACTCGACCGTCAGGGCCGGCCGAAGATGTTCTACGGCCAGCGCATCCACGACAAGTGCTATCGCCGTGGCCATTTCGATGCCGGCCAGTTTGCCGAAGCCTGGGACGACGAGGGTTCGCGCAAGGGTTACTGCCTCTACAAGATGGGCTGCAAGGGCCCGACCACCTACAACGCCTGCTCCTCGATGCGCTGGAACGGCGGCGTCAGCTGGCCGGTGCAGTCCGGCCATGGCTGTATCGGCTGCTCCGAGGAAGGTTTCTGGGACAAGGGCAGCTTCTACGACCGCGTCACCGACATCAAGGCCTTCGGCGTCGAAGCCAATGCCGACACCATCGGCAAGACCGCCGCCGGCACCGTTGGCGCCGCGATTGCTGCACATGCCGCCGTGACGGCACTGGCCCGCGCCCGCCAGAAGGCTGGCGAGGCTGAAGAACAGAAGGGGGAAAAATAA